One window of the Colletotrichum destructivum chromosome 4, complete sequence genome contains the following:
- a CDS encoding Putative Flavoprotein-like superfamily yields MSSSITNQTPPPAIKSSPPPLPPHHEKRKRIFSLSRRSSTRKSLSSMPGEIVDIPEPPRVPVLGHVTEIDQEYPLGSFVHLANKYGPVYRLDLLGTKMVVVSTQKLVDECCDDKRFKKSIDGELNELRAAVHDGLFTSKGVEEENWGVAHRVLMSAFGPLAIRDMFDPMHDVAGQLAMKWARHGPSTPINIGEDMTRLTMDTVALCTMGYRFNSYYREDTHPFIKAMYAVMKEAGDKTLRVLPQVFYSKQDKRYRTNIDTLRSTAREVLEARRLDPDGANTRKDVLTAMLNTVDPVTGRKMTDESIIDNLITFLVAGHETTAATFTFTMYWLLKRPEVYRKVQEEVDTVVSDGPLRVEHVPKLKYLTAVLREVLRHSAPIPAFAREVQGNEAVIGGKYRIKAGEQIVCFLAKSHLDPAVFGDDAEEFRPERMLDDKFDRLMREFPNCWSPFGTGMRGCIGRAFAWQEMVLAFALLMQNFNFVMNNPGYDLKVSQTLTIKPKDLYIRAILREGLTPSLLEARMTGSLVGGGPAAAAQPSTNTKGKAANDGSGQVNGSKKGANLAVFYGSNSGTCEFMAQRLASDAVSHGFSATVDSLDAARESLPTDRPVVIVTSSYEGEPPHNAALFVDWLTNLKGKELENVSYAVYGCGHADWVKTHQRIPKLVDVSLEEHGGRRITPLATTDAKDRDMFSDFETWEEETLWPMLKKDFGGRPVGDGDGDDAGNSSSIIPDAGLSVSFSTPRASTLRQDVRDALVIGSRLLAGAGALGPVKRHIEVQLPSDMRYSAGDYMAVLPHNPKDTVARVMRRFHLTWDSHVTIEASGPTTLPTDTSIPVSDVLSSYVELCQTASKRNISTLSQLSRDESVSRKLQHLASDGYDAEIRDKRLSVLDIAEQFPCLAIPFNHFLLMLPPMRVRQYSISSSPLVDPGVATLTYGVLDAPALSGQGRHIGVTSSYLSSLTAGDRLQISIRPAQGGFKLPVDMDKTPLLCAATGTGLAPFRAFIQERATLLSNGRRLAPAVLFFGCRHPTADDLYRDEFDAWEAAGAVTVYRAYSRRPDASRGCKYIQDRVWAERELLYDLWDRGARIYVCGSNKVAEGVKEVMLRAAREKSEIDDGKPMSEEELEEWFNGIRNERYATDVFD; encoded by the exons atgtcgtcgtccatcacGAATCAGACGCCTCCTCCCGCAATCAAGAGctctccaccaccactaccaccacaCCACGAGAAACGCAAAAGAATCTTCAGCCTGTCCCGACGGTCTTCCAcgaggaagagcttgagCAGTATGCCGGGGGAAATCGTCGACATCCCGGAGCCGCCTCGCGTGCCCGTCCTGGGACACGTGACGGAGATCGACCAGGAATACCCTCTGGGGTCGTTCGTGCACCTCGCCAACAAGTATG GCCCCGTCTACCGGCTGGATCTTCTCGGCACCAAGATGGTGGTTGTCAGCACCCAGAAGTTGGTGGACGAGTGCTGCGACGACAAACGATTCAAGAAGTCCATCGACGGCGAACTTAAT GAACTACGCGCCGCAGTCCACGATGGCCTCTTCACA TCTAAAGgcgtggaagaagagaactGGGGCGTGGCACACCGAGTCCTCATGTCGGCCTTCGGCCCCCTCGCCATCAGGGACATGTTCGACCCCATGCACGACGTGGCCGGGCAGCTCGCGATGAAATGGGCCCGCCAcgggccctcgacgcccatcAACATCGGCGAGGACATGACGCGGCTCACGATGGACACGGTGGCGCTCTGCACCATGGGCTACCGCTTCAACTCGTACTACCGCGAGGACACGCACCCCTTCATCAAGGCCATGTACGCCGTCATgaaggaggccggcgacaagACGCTGCGCGTGCTCCCCCAGGTCTTCTACTCGAAGCAGGACAAGCGGTACAGGACCAACATCGACACGCtgcggtcgacggcgcgcgaggtcctcgaggccagGCGGCTGGACCCGGACGGCGCCAACACGCGCAAGGACGTCCTGACGGCCATGCTCAACACCGTCGACCCCGTCACCGGCCGCAAGATGACGGACGAGAGCATCATCGACAACCTCATCACCtttctcgtcgccggccacgagaccaccgccgccaccttcACCTTCACCATGTACTGGCTGCTCAAGAGACCCGAGGTGTACCGGAAGGTCCAGGAAGAAGTTGACACCGTCGTGAGCGACGGGCCTCTCCGGGTGGAGCACGTCCCCAAGCTGAAGTATCTGACTGCG GTATTACGAGAAGTCCTCCGTCACAGCGCCCCGATCCCAGCCTTCGCCCGCGAGGTCCAAGGGAACGAGGCggtcatcggcggcaagTACCGCATCAAGGCCGGGGAGCAGATCGTCTGCTTCCTGGCCAAGTCGCacctcgacccggccgtcttcggcgacgacgccgaggagttCCGGCCGGAGCGGATGCTCGACGACAAGTTCGACCGGCTGATGCGCGAGTTCCCCAACTGCTGGAGCCCCTTCGGCACGGGGATGCGCGGCTGCATCGGCCGCGCCTTCGCCTGGCAGGAGATGGTCCTCGCCTTCGCGCTGCTGATGCAGAACTTCAACTTCGTCATGAACAACCCGGGCTACGACCTCAAGGTCTCCCAGACGCTCACCATCAAGCCCAAGGACCTGTACATCCGCGCCATCCTGAGGGAGGGGCTGACGCCGTCTCTGCTCGAGGCCCGGATGACGGGCTCCCTCGTCGGAGGAGgccctgcggcggcggcccagcCCAGCACGAAcaccaagggcaaggcggCCAACGACGGATCCGGGCAGGTAAACGGAAGCAAAAAGGGCGCCAACCTGGCCGTCTTCTATGGTTCCAACTCGGGCACCTGCGAGTTCATGGCCCAGAGACTCGCCAGCGACGCCGTCTCGCACGGCTTCTCCGCCACCGTCGActccctcgacgccgccagaGAGTCTCTCCCGACCGACCGGCCGGTTGTCATCGTCACCTCGTCGTACGAGGGCGAGCCGCCTCACAATGCCGCGCTCTTCGTCGACTGGTTGACTAACTTGAAGGGAAAGGAACTCGAGAACGTCTCTTATGCTGTATACGGCTGTG GCCATGCCGACTGGGTCAAGACTCATCAACGGATCCCCAAGCTGGTCGACGTCTCCCTTGAGGAACACGGCGGCCGCAGAATCACCCCGCTCGCCACGACCGACGCCAAGGACAGAGACATGTTCTCCGACTTTGAGACCTGGGAAGAGGAGACCCTATGGCCGATGCTCAAGAAGGACTTtggcggccggccggtcggagacggagacggagacgacgccggcaacagcagcagcatcatccCCGACGCGGGCCTCTCCGTTTCCTTCTCGACACCGCGGGCCTCGACCCTGCGTCAGGACGTCCGGGACGCGCTCGTCATCGGCTCCCGCttgctcgccggcgccggcgccctgggCCCCGTCAAGAGGCACATCGAGGTGCAGCTCCCGTCCGACATGCGCTACTCGGCCGGCGACTACATGGCCGTCCTGCCGCACAACCCCAAGGACACCGTCGCCCGGGTCATGCGGCGCTTCCACCTGACCTGGGACTCGCACGTCACCATCGAGGCGTCGGGTccgacgacgttgccgaCCGACACCAGCATTCCCGTCTCTGACGTGTTGAGCTCCTACGTCGAGCTATGCCAGACGGCTTCCAAGAGG AACATCTCGACATTATCACAGCTTTCCCGGGACGAAAGCGTCAGCCGCAAGCTGCAGCATTTGGCATCCGACGGTTACGACGCCGAGATCAGGGACAAGAGACTCTCGGTTCTGGATATCGCTGAGCAATTCCCCTGCCTGGCGATCCCCTTCAACCACTTCCTCCTCATGCTCCCGCCCATGCGCGTTCGCCAATA CTCGATATCCTCCTCGCCCCTCGTCGACCCGGGCGTCGCCACCCTCACCtacggcgtcctcgacgcaCCGGCCTTGTCCGGCCAGGGCCGCCACATCGGCGTCACCTCGTCCTACCTCTCGAGCCTCACGGCCGGCGACCGGCTCCAGATCTCGATCCGCCCCGCGCAGGGCGGCTTCAAGCTGCCCGTCGACATGGACAAGACGCCCCTCCTCTGCGCCGCGACCGGCACGGGCCTGGCGCCCTTCCGCGCCTTCATCCAGGAGCGCGCGACGCTCCTCAGCAACGGCCGGCGGCTCGCGCCCGCGGTCCTCTTCTTCGGGTGCCGCCACcccaccgccgacgacctgtaccgcgacgagttcgacgcgtgggaggccgccggcgccgtcacgGTGTACAGGGCCTacagccgccggccggacgCCTCGCGAGGGTGCAAGTACATCCAGGACCGCGTCTGGGCGGAGCGCGAGCTGCTGTACGACCTCTGGGACCGCGGCGCGCGCATCTACGTCTGCGGCTCCAACAaggtggccgagggcgtcaaggagGTCATGCTCAGGGCCGCCagggagaagagcgagatcgacgacgGGAAGCCCAtgtccgaggaggagctggaggagTGGTTCAACGGCATCCGGAATGAGCGGTATGCCACCGATGTGTTTGACTAA
- a CDS encoding Putative gamma-crystallin gives MKSLAVMAVALLGLASAVNVDICKHQTKGDCVTIDVNGCTNFPGGWNDQVSSVDTGAAECVFYENGSCGGGAWTTRGRQNTIPGNWNDKFSSVRC, from the exons ATGAAGTCACTTGCCGTTATGGCTGTCGCGCTGCTAGGCCTCGCCAGCGCTGTCAACGTTGACATCTGTAAACACCAGACTAAGGGAGACTGCGTGACGATTGACGTCAATGGGTGTA CAAACTTCCCAGGTGGCTGGAACGACCAAGTTAGTTCGGTCGACACAGGCGCTGCTGAGTGCGTCTTCTATGA GAACGGAAGCTGCGGAGGTGGCGCCTGGACGACCAGAGGAAGGCAGAACACGATTCCTGGCAACTGGAACGACAAGTTCAGCTCCGTCCGCTGCTAG
- a CDS encoding Putative oxidoreductase, molybdopterin-binding domain, eukaryotic molybdopterin oxidoreductase: protein MKTSNRPDEWKIEQGLSGAVLPVLDMTGPETKALPPQTFGPLTKDEEALKGIGNREELFAAERKGWVGFVEWENYPAKKAAAHKILTSQTFPPNPEFQLGPIPATNPVLPGTHWKMWHHAVGGELDRVPDDSWDIVQKEKHPDMLHLLQFPYNGEPPKRLVTDQEITPNPLHFVRNHGGIPIIDRRDYSFLLDGLVAEPRSFTLDDIMDESRFPRMEKTVTMQCSGTRRIEQILKYAGQGDEVPQAPWAEGAIGTARYVGVSLKKVVKACGGLAEGAKHLEFYGADTYFKDDKTMNYLVSVPWAKVKANEVMLAWEMNGEPLPRIHGYPLRIVVFGYIGARSVKWLYRVKAIREPSRAPVQSQEYLYFPQQVGKHNLKLTDGIQIQEMPVSSAIMSPWTKQVVIHNGSIRCKGWAYSGGGRWPERVELSADGGFNWYAVPVEKLSRKRRWTWRTWEFDLPCDVEGWVEVVCRCWDNALNTQPPDVRTAWNWGLHVTSSCHRISLYSVNKSRPATRARLAEFESKGIPFGPITVPLAFPSQSWEDYEKYWASHDPRDAEDD from the exons ATGAAGACCTCGAACCGCCCTGATGAGTGGAAGATTGAGCAGGGCCTCTCCGGGGCGGTGCTTCCGGTCCTCGACATGACCGGGCCCGAGACGAAGGCTCTGCCTCCTCAGACCTTTGGGCCGCTGaccaaggacgaggaagctCTGAAGGGGATCGGCAACCGCGAAGAACTGTTTGCTGCTGAGCGGAAGGGCTGGGTCGG ATTCGTCGAGTGGGAGAACTATCCCGCCAAaaaggccgccgcccacaaGATCCTGACATCCCAGACGTTCCCGCCCAACCCGGAGTTCCAGCTGGGCCCGATCCCCGCGACGAACCCGGTCCTCCCCGGCACCCACTGGAAGATGTGGCaccacgccgtcggcggcgagctcgaccgGGTCCCCGACGACTCGTGGGACATCGTCCAGAAGGAAAAACACCCGGACATGCTCCACCTGCTGCAGTTCCCCTACAACGGCGAGCCGCCGAAGCGGCTCGTGACGGACCAGGAGATCACGCCCAACCCGCTGCACTTCGTCCGGAACCACGGCGGcatccccatcatcgacAGGCGGGACTACAGCttcctgctcgacggcctcgtcgcggaGCCCCGGTCCTTCACGCTGGACGACATCATGGACGAGTCCCGGTTCCCGCGCatggagaagacggtgaCGATGCAGTGCTCCGGCACCCGGCGCATCGAGCAGATCCTCAAGTACGCCgggcagggcgacgaggtgcCGCAGGCGCCGtgggccgagggcgccatTGGGACGGCCCGGTACGTCGGCGTCAGCCTCAAGAAGGTGGTCAAGGCCTGCGGGggcctggccgagggcgccaaGCACCTCGAGTTCTACGGCGCCGACACCTACttcaaggacgacaagaccaTGAACTACCTCGTCAGCGTCCCCTgggccaaggtcaaggcgAACGAGGTCATGCTGGCGTGGGAGATGAACGGCGAGCCCTTACCGCGGATCCACGGGTACCCCCTgcgcatcgtcgtcttcgggtACATCGGGGCCCGGAGCGTCAAGTGGCTGTACCGCGTCAAGGCCATCAGGGAGCCGTCGCGGGCCCCCGTCCAGAGCCAGGAGTACCTGTACTTCCCGCAGCAGGTGGGGAAGCACAACCTGAAGTTGACGGACGGCATCCAGATCCAGGAGATGCCCGTCAGCTCGGCCATCATGTCGCCCTGGACCAAGCAGGTCGTCATCCACAACGGGAGCATCCGCTGCAAGGGCTGGGCCTactcgggcggcgggcggtggcCGGAGCGGGTCGAGctctcggccgacggcggcttcAACTGGTACGCGGTGCCGGTTGAGAAGCTGTCGCGCAAGCGGCGGTGGACGTGGCGCACGTGGGAGTTTGACCTGCCGTgcgacgtcgagggctgGGTCGAGGTGGTCTGCCGCTGCTGGGACAACGCGCTCAACACGCAGCCGCCGGACGTGCGGACGGCGTGGAACTGGGGCCTTCACGTCACCAGCTCGTGCCACCGCATCTCGCTGTACAGCGTCAACAAGAGCCGGCCCGCGACGAGggcccgcctcgccgagtTCGAGAGCAAGGGGATCCCGTTTGGGCCCATCACGGTCCCGCTGGCGTTCCCCTCCCAGTCGTGGGAGGACTACGAGAAGTACTGGGCGAGCCACGATCCCCgcgatgccgaagacgactGA
- a CDS encoding Putative alpha/beta hydrolase-3 — protein sequence MSPSLSLLGGVIVGILSILYYANQPATPEMTGLQFDAEFWAAAGPLIAVRPPRRPTDALELRASVNAGLSAILKHALPDGIVETRHQFKSFDGQTIALYQFTPPPKADETNGTQPAFIYVHGGGIVGGDVDPYSRPLAAKAAQETGVSMFAVEYRLAPEFPYPTPVEDCYAALAWLSLHAKSLNVDPARIGFYALSAGGGIAAGAAMMARDRRLSPPLAKQILIYPMLDDRTRVLPENPLSQFLTWTDASNRIGWTAYLGEGKAGGPDVPAYAAPARATDVAGLPPTYIDVGGVDLFCAEAVAFAGRLAAANVPLEIHVYPGLPHIFDLYAPAIELTRWAKENRLRAARSL from the coding sequence ATGAGCCCcagcctctccctcctcggcggcgtcatcgtcgggATTTTGTCCATCCTCTACTATgccaaccagccagccacGCCAGAGATGACGGGCCTCCAGTTCGACGCCGAGTtctgggccgccgccggtcccctcatcgccgtccgGCCGCCCAGGAGACCTaccgacgccctcgagctccgCGCGAGCGTCAACGCCGGCCTGTCCGCCATCCTGAAGCACGCCCTGCcggacggcatcgtcgagacCAGGCACCAATTCAAGTCCTTTGACGGCCAGACCATCGCGCTGTACCAGTTCACGCCACCACCAAAGGCTGACGAGACCAACGGCACGCAGCCGGCGTTTATCTACGTCCACGGGGGCGGCATCGTGGGCGGAGACGTCGACCCGTACAGCCggcccctcgccgccaaggccgcccaggAGACGGGCGTGTCCATGTTCGCCGTCGAGTACCGCCTGGCCCCCGAGTTCCCCTACCCGACGCCCGTCGAGGACTGCTACGCCGCCCTCGCTTGGTTGAGCCTACACGCCAAAAGCCTCAACGTCGACCCGGCGCGCATCGGTTTCTACGCCCTGAGTGCGGGAGggggcatcgccgccggagccgccaTGATGGCCCGCGACCGCCGCTTGTCACCTCCTCTGGCGAAGCAGATCCTCATTTACCCGATGCTCGACGACAGGACCCGAGTGCTCCCAGAGAACCCGCTCTCGCAGTTCCTCACGTGGACCGACGCCTCGAACCGCATCGGCTGGACCGCGTACCTCGGCGAGGGGAAGGCCGGCGGGCCGGACGTACCTGCTTACGCGGCGCCCGCGCGGGCGACGGACGTGGCGGGGCTGCCGCCCACGTacatcgacgtcggcggcgtcgacctgttctgcgccgaggcggtggcgtTCGCGGGCCGcctcgcggcggcgaacGTGCCGCTGGAGATACATGTGTACCCGGGGCTCCCTCATATTTTTGACCTGTACGCCCCCGCGATTGAGCTAACGAGGTGGGCAAAAGAGAACCGTCtgcgggcggcgagaagTTTATGA
- a CDS encoding Putative FAD/NAD(P)-binding domain, FAD/NAD(P)-binding domain superfamily, with amino-acid sequence MELPDYPPKVDIKTQIYEPLPKTAKALSSWETLDASEIGSNLVAGLSTALQHGNRLDVEAFFAIRSAHWRDTLALTAHLRTFSGREKISSALLELCIQRGGAGGFEFHGGQVVAANEDLKWLDCSFSFSTKSPRALCKGKLMLVPSVRASGDCDWKIWSMTTWLAEWEDHPENEALLRLASAPITEDDDGTISTDVLVIGGGNAGILLAGRLKALDVDYVVVDRNEKVGDNWLQRYDCMRFHVYKSFCETPYIPYPHSSNDGLTRDQLGAQIQAFAREFDLERRVLHCTTVTATAFDSTTRTWSVELRTGERRRRLSCRCLVLATGAGFSGAAPLPDLPGRELFRGTSMHSVEFRNAKEIVAKGAKVSLFFQVFRVLRTCLLIYSPPRKSAVIIGSANTAFDVMVDCHDAGLQTTMVQRSETYVVPMTYFAHPLGLGAYDILPTEDADALINGGPLAIGGSLLGLVHATQAQEEPDRYDEVRKAGLRVRDSLTGGDLLVNLLDRCGGHFVDMGKGIDLITTKKVGIRSGVVPKAYIPEGLLLSDGSKLETDAVIWCTGFGHVDGRKSLPDVLGDGAEAIAGRLEPTWGIDAEGETRGLWKRHPGVDNLWIFSGGTAQHRWFSKVIAQQVKGVLEGILPDAYRRTPEPDAARDWGHGGTWANL; translated from the exons ATGGAGCTGCCGGATTACCCCCCCAAGGTCGACATCAAGACCCAGATCTACGAGCCTCTCCCCAAAACGGCCAAAGCACTGTCGAGTTGGGAAACTCTCGATGCCAGCGAGATCGGCAGTAATCTTGTGGCGGGTCTATCGACAGCCCTCCAGCACGGGAATCGCCTCGACGTGGAAGCCTTTTTCGCCATCCGATCCGCACACTGGAGAGATACTCTAGCCTTGACGGCTCACCTCAGGACTTTTAGCGGAAGAGAAAAGATATCGTCGGCGTTGCTGGAGCTGTGCATCCaacgcggcggcgccggtggcttTGAGTTTCACGGCGGACAGGTCGTGGCGGCGAACGAAGACTTG AAATGGCTGGACTGCAGCTTCAGCTTCAGCACCAAGTCTCCGAGAGCGCTGTGCAAGGGGAAGCTGATGCTGGTCCCCTCTGTCCGGGCATCGGGAGACTGCGACTGGAAGATTTGGTCCATGACCACTTGGTTGGCCGAATGGGAGGATCACCCGGAGAACGAGGCCCTCTTGAGGCTTGCTTCGGCCCCAATTaccgaagacgacgacggcactATCTCAACGGACGTGCTAGTGATCGGGGGTGGTAACGC GGGCATCCTTCTAGCAGGCCGTCTGAAGGCTCTGGACGTCGATTATGTGGTAGTCGACCGCAACGAGAAGGTGGGTGACAACTGGCTGCAGCGATACGACTGCATGAGGTTCCACGTCTACAAGTCCTTTTGCGAGACGCCATATATCC CGTATCCTCACTCCTCCAACGACGGCCTCACGCGAGACCAGCTCGGCGCACAGATCCAGGCGTTTGCCAGAGAGTTCGACCTCGAACGCCGCGTCCTTCACTGCACAACAGTGACCGCCACGGCGTTCGACTCGACCACCAGAACCTGGAGCGTGGAGCTGAGGACGGGAGAGAGGCGCAGACGTCTGTCTTGCAGGTGCCTGGTCCtcgccaccggcgccggcttctcCGGGGCCGCCCCCCTGCCGGACCTCCCCGGCCGGGAGCTGTTCAGAGGCACCAGCATGCATTCCGTCGAGTTCCGCAACGCCAAGGAGATCGTAGCAAAAGGCGCCAAGGTGAGTCTGTTCTTTCAGGTCTTTCGAGTCCTTCGGACGTGTTTGTTGATTTACTCCCCCCCTCGCAAGTCTGCGGTTATCATCGGCTCCGCCAACACTGCGTTCGACGTGATGGTGGACTGccacgacgccggcctccAAACCACCATGGTTCAGCGGTCGGAGACGTACGTCGTCCCAATGACTTACTTTGCGCATCCGCTGGGGCTCGGGGCCTACGACATACTCCCGAcagaagacgccgacgcccttATCAATGGGGGTCCGTTGGCCATCGGCGGGAGTCTGCTCGGGCTAGTTCACGCAACACAAGCTCAGGAAGAGCC GGACCGATACGACGAGGTTCGCAAAGCGGGACTGAGAGTGCGGGACTCCCTGACAggcggcgacctcctcgtcaacctgcTCGACCGTTGCGGCGGCCACTTCGTCGACATGGGGAAGGGGATCGACCTCATCACGACGAAAAAGGTCGGCATCCGCTCCGGCGTCGTGCCGAAAGCGTATATCCCCGAGGGTCTGCTGCTGTCGGACGGTAGCAAGCTGGAgaccgacgccgtcatctgGTGCACCGGCTTCGGCCACGTGGACGGCCGGAAGAGCCTGCCGGACGTCCTCGGAGACGGGGCCGAAGCCATCGCCGGCAGGCTGGAGCCGACGTGGGggatcgacgccgagggtgAGACCCGCGGGCTCTGGAAGCGGCACCCGGGCGTGGACAACCTGTGGATCTTCTCCGGGGGCACGGCGCAGCACAGGTGGTTCTCCAAGGTGATTGCACAGCAGGTCAAAGGGGTGCTTGAGGGCATACTGCCTGACGCGTACCGGCGGACGCCGGAGCCCGACGCCGCGAGGGACTGGGGGCACGGGGGCACATGGGCGAATTTGTAA